In a single window of the Anaerocolumna cellulosilytica genome:
- the scpB gene encoding SMC-Scp complex subunit ScpB, which yields MESKNIEAAIEAILFTMGEAIELERIAAAVGQDIETTRKVINRMMEQYDLPSRGIKIIELEGAYQLCTKIEMYETLIRIAHIPKKHFLSDVLLETLSIIAYKQPITKIEIEAIRGVKSDHAVNKLIEYNLACEVGRMDAPGRPILFGTTEEFLRSFGIQSLEDLPVINPEKVEDFKLEVEEELQLKLDI from the coding sequence ATGGAGTCAAAAAACATTGAGGCTGCAATAGAAGCTATCTTATTTACTATGGGTGAAGCTATCGAATTGGAAAGGATAGCAGCAGCTGTAGGACAAGACATAGAAACCACACGTAAGGTTATTAACAGGATGATGGAACAGTATGATTTGCCATCACGGGGGATAAAAATAATTGAGCTGGAGGGTGCTTATCAATTATGTACAAAGATTGAAATGTATGAAACCCTAATCAGAATTGCCCATATACCTAAAAAACATTTCTTATCCGATGTTCTACTTGAAACGTTATCAATCATTGCTTATAAGCAGCCGATTACCAAGATAGAAATTGAAGCAATACGTGGTGTTAAGTCTGACCATGCTGTGAATAAACTGATAGAATATAATCTTGCCTGTGAAGTAGGACGTATGGATGCTCCGGGACGTCCTATATTATTTGGTACAACAGAAGAATTCCTTCGAAGTTTTGGTATCCAGTCTTTGGAAGATTTGCCGGTGATAAATCCCGAAAAAGTAGAAGATTTTAAACTGGAAGTAGAAGAGGAATTGCAGTTGAAATTAGATATTTAG
- a CDS encoding segregation and condensation protein A, with protein sequence MSIPVKLEAFEGPLDLLLHLIDKNKVNIHDIPIVEITEQYMEYIRGMETKDLDIMSEFLVMAATLIKIKSQMLLPKDETKEEEEEDPRKELVERLLEYKMFKYISLELKDRELDAGKVLYKKPTIPEEISEYEEEVDTASLLQGLTLAKLHRIFESVIKRQTDKIDPIRSKFGRIEKEEVTLSDKIEAIQQFGLLHKTFSFRKLLMAQCGKMEVIVTFLGVLELMKIGQVIVNQDSLFDDITITFVGDEIKDMEEDLILI encoded by the coding sequence ATGAGCATACCTGTTAAGCTGGAAGCTTTTGAAGGCCCATTGGACTTACTGCTCCATCTGATTGATAAGAATAAAGTTAACATACATGATATCCCCATAGTTGAAATTACGGAGCAATACATGGAGTATATTCGTGGTATGGAAACGAAAGACTTAGATATTATGAGTGAATTTCTAGTAATGGCAGCTACCTTGATTAAAATCAAGTCCCAGATGTTATTGCCTAAGGATGAAACGAAGGAGGAAGAAGAGGAGGATCCAAGAAAAGAACTGGTTGAAAGATTGCTGGAATATAAAATGTTTAAGTACATATCCCTGGAATTAAAGGACAGGGAACTAGACGCAGGAAAGGTACTATATAAAAAACCTACTATACCTGAGGAAATTTCAGAATATGAAGAAGAGGTTGATACAGCAAGCCTTTTACAAGGGTTAACTTTAGCGAAGCTTCACCGGATATTTGAGTCTGTGATAAAACGTCAAACAGATAAGATTGACCCAATCCGCAGTAAATTCGGAAGAATTGAGAAAGAAGAAGTAACCTTAAGTGACAAGATAGAAGCCATACAACAATTCGGACTTTTACATAAAACTTTTAGTTTTCGGAAGCTGCTTATGGCTCAGTGCGGTAAGATGGAGGTTATTGTTACCTTTTTAGGTGTTCTGGAATTGATGAAAATCGGACAGGTTATTGTGAATCAGGATAGTCTCTTTGATGACATAACCATAACCTTTGTTGGGGATGAGATAAAGGATATGGAAGAAGATTTAATATTGATATAA
- a CDS encoding metallophosphoesterase, whose product MYYILICIVLLLLFGLYIIYENKNLEVTGYEVVSEKLPNAFHGMKIVMLADLHSNTFGVNNETLIRRIQEKSPDIILVAGDLIVGRETENMDIAYQLLHRLSKSYPIYYGIGNHEQKLILNHSRSYEEYQNKLKSLGIRFLENRSVTLKKDNQILSITGVMIGKEYFKKLKQPIMTKEYLQNLVGFPNNQWYNILIAHNPSFFPAYASWGADLTVSGHNHGGILRLPWLGGVVSPQYKLFPMYDAGKFYKDNKIMLVSRGLGLHTIRIRIWNRPELMVITLKNKD is encoded by the coding sequence ATGTATTATATACTAATATGTATTGTGTTGCTCTTATTATTTGGTTTATATATTATATATGAGAATAAAAATTTAGAGGTCACTGGATATGAAGTAGTATCAGAAAAATTACCGAACGCTTTTCATGGGATGAAAATCGTTATGTTGGCTGATCTTCATAGTAACACCTTTGGTGTAAATAACGAAACTCTAATTAGGAGAATACAAGAAAAATCACCCGATATTATACTGGTAGCAGGAGATTTAATTGTAGGAAGAGAGACTGAAAATATGGATATAGCCTATCAGCTTCTTCATAGACTCTCAAAAAGCTATCCCATATATTATGGAATCGGCAATCATGAACAAAAGTTAATTTTAAACCATTCCAGATCATACGAGGAATATCAAAACAAATTAAAGTCATTAGGCATTAGATTCTTGGAAAATCGTTCCGTTACGCTGAAAAAAGATAATCAAATTCTGTCTATTACCGGAGTAATGATAGGGAAAGAATATTTTAAGAAATTAAAACAACCCATTATGACGAAAGAATATCTTCAAAATTTAGTAGGATTTCCGAACAATCAATGGTATAATATATTGATTGCCCATAATCCGTCCTTCTTTCCTGCGTATGCTTCCTGGGGTGCTGATTTGACGGTATCAGGTCATAATCATGGAGGGATTCTCCGCCTGCCATGGCTTGGAGGAGTGGTATCACCACAGTATAAGCTGTTTCCTATGTATGATGCAGGGAAATTTTATAAAGACAATAAGATAATGCTAGTATCCAGAGGATTGGGACTGCATACCATTAGAATACGGATTTGGAACCGTCCGGAATTAATGGTTATTACTTTAAAGAATAAAGACTAG